The sequence GTTGGCGATCAGGATTTTGGTAAACATGGTTCTCTCTCCCTTGGGGTCGGCCTTCTTGCCTGCACCCCGGATTTATGACGAGTCCGTCGTTATGCAATCTCAGGCAGCGTCTTGCAGCCAGTGGTGGGGCATCAGCTCCGCGAGGGAGAGCTCTCGCCCACCGGGCAAGGCCACACGCGTCGCCGCATTGGCGGGGTCCAGCTGCAGCATCATTTCGCGGCAGCGCCCACAGGGCGACAACACCAGACCTTGTGCATTCACCGCCACAGCGGCCTCGATTCGGGTGGCATGGCGCTTGAGCATCTCGGCCATGGCCGAGGCTTCGGCACAAAACCCGATCCCACAGGCCATGTCTATGCACACGCCCGTGTAGATCTGGCGGTCGCTGCCCAGCAAGGCTGCGCCCACGCTGGCGGCCTGCCCGCCGTTGGCAAGGTCTATGGGTCTGGCCACGGCCTGGGCCGCAGCTATCAGTTCGGTGAACATGCTGCACTGGCCCTCACAGTGGGATGTTGCCGTGCTTGCGCCACGGATTTTCCAGCTGCTTGTTCTTCAGCATCTCCAGGCTGCGGCAGATGCGCTTGCGCGTTTCGTGCGGCAGGATGACGTCGTCGATAAAGCCACGCGCACCGGCTACAAAGGGGTTGGCAAAGCGTTCCTTGTATTCCGCTTCACGCGCAGCCAGCTTGACGGGGTCATTCTTGTCTTCGCGGAAGATGATTTCCACCGCGCCCTTGGCGCCCATCACGGCGATCTCGGCCTGGGGCCAGGCCAGGTTGACGTCGCCGCGCAAATGCTTGGAGGCCATCACGTCATAGGCGCCGCCATAGGCCTTGCGGGTGATGACGGTGATCTTGGGCACGGTGCACTCCGCGTAGGCGTAGAGCAGCTTGGCGCCATGCTTGATGATGCCGCCGTACTCCTGCGAGGTGCCGGGCATGAAGCCAGGCACGTCCACAAAGGTGACCACGGGGATGTTGAAGGCATCGCAAAAGCGCACAAAGCGCGCGGCCTTGATGGAGCTCTTGATGTCCAGGCAGCCCGCCAGCACCAGAGGCTGGTTGGCCACAATGCCCACGGTCTGGCCGGCCATGCGGGCAAAGCCGATCAAAATATTCTTGGCGTAGTCGGGCTGCAGCTCGAAGAAGTCGCCGTCGTCCACGGTCTTGAGAATCAGCTCCTTCATGTCATAGGGCTTGTTGGGATTCTCGGGCACCAGGGTATCGAGCGACAGGTCGGCGCGGTGTGCGGGGTCGGTGGACTCGCGCACTGGTGCTTTTTCGCGGTTGTTCAGCGGCAGGTAGTTGTAGAGGCGGCGCAGCATCATCAGCGCCTCCACGTCGTTGTCGAAGGCCATGTCGGCCACACCGCTCTTGCTGGTGTGGGTGACGGCACCGCCCAGCTCCTCGGCCGTGACCTCTTCGTGGGTCACGGTCTTCACCACTTCGGGGCCGGTCACGAACATATAGCTGCTGTCCTTGACCATGAAGATGAAGTCGGTCATGGCCGGCGAGTACACGGCGCCACCGGCGCAGGGGCCCATGATCATGGAGATCTGCGGCACCACGCCCGAGGCCAGCACGTTCTTCTGGAACACATCGGCATAGCCGCCCAGCGAGGCCACACCCTCCTGGATGCGCGCACCGCCCGAGTCGTTCAGGCCGATCACGGGAGCGCCCACCTTCATGGCCTGGTCCATGACCTTGCAGATCTTCTCGGCATGGGTTTCCGACAATGCGCCGCCAAACACCGTGAAGTCCTGGCTGAAGACAAACACCAAACGGCCATTGATCATGCCGTAGCCGGTGACCACGCCGTCGCCCGGGATCTTGCTGTCCTGCATGCCGAAGTCCGTGCAGCGGTGCTCCACAAACATGTCCCACTCTTCAAACGTGCCGTCGTCCAGCAGCAGTTCGATGCGTTCGCGCGCCGTGAGCTTGCCTTTTTTGTGCTGTGCGGCGATGCGCTTTTCTCCGCCCCCCAGCCGCGCGCGTTCGCGCTTGGCTTCCAGCTGCTTCAGGATGTCGTCTTGCATGCTTGTCGTCCTCTTACCTGTTTGGGTTGTGTGTCTCGCTCGGCCTGAAGGCTTTTGCTATTGCTTGTTGGCTGTTGCTATGGTTTGGTGAGCTGTCTGCGCAATGCCTGATTGCGCTGACAGCAGATTTCTTGCCGCAGTACTGGCTGCCATGCGTCCAGCGGCCACATCGGCCTGTAGCTGTGGCAGCAAGGCCTGCACCTGCGGGTGCTGGCGAAATGCCTGCTTGAGCCCGAAGTCGATGCGCTCCCACATCCAGGCCAGCGACTGCTTTTCGCGCCGGGCCTGCAAACGGCCATTCGTGGTCTGCATGTCTTTGAAGCTGCTGACCGCAGCCCAAAAACCATCGACGCCCTGGCCCAGCAAGGCGCTGATCTGCAGCACCCGGGGCTGCCACAGCGCGCCGGCATGGGCGTGGTCTGGATTGCCATGCATGCCCAGCAGGCGCAGGCTGGAGGTGATTTGCGCCTCGGCCCGCGTGGCAGCATGGGGGTCGATATCGGCCTTGTTGATGACCACCAGGTCGGCCAGCTCCATCACGCCTTTTTTAATCGCCTGCAGGTCGTCGCCCGCATTGGGCAGCTGCAGCACGCAGAACATATCGCTCATGCCATGCACGGCAATCTCGCTCTGGCCCACGCCCACGGTTTCGACAATGACCACGTCATAACCGGCGGCCTCGCAGACCAGCATGGCCTCGCGCGTCTTCTCGGCCACGCCACCCAGGGTGCCGCTGCTGGGGCTGGGACGGATATAGGCCTCGGCGCGCACGGACAGCTGCTCCATACGGGTCTTGTCGCCCAGAATGGAGCCGCCCGACACGGTGGAGGACGGGTCAATGGCCAGCACCGCCACCTTCAACCCCTGGCCTATGAGGTACAGGCCCAGGGCCTCGATAAAGGTGGACTTGCCCACGCCCGGCACACCGCTGATGCCCAGCCTGAATGCCCGGCCCGTATGCGGCAGCAGGGCCGTGAGCAGGCTATCTGCCTGGATGCGGTGATCGGCACGGGTGGATTCCAGCAAGGTGATGGCCTTGGCCATGGAGCGGCGTTGCACGGCAGGGTTGCCATGCAGGATGCCGTCTTGCATTTGCTCAGGGGTCACGTCAGATGGCCTTTGCGCTCAGCTTTGCACTCAATGGGGTCCGGCCCATCACAGGCCGTTGGCCTTTTTGATCTGCTCCAGCACATCCTTGGCGCTGGCCGGAATCGGGGTGCCCGGGCCGTAGACGCCCTTGACGCCTGCGCCGTAGAGGAAGTCATAGTCCTGGGCCGGAATCACGCCGCCCACAAAGACGATGATGTCGTCGGCGCCCTGTTTTTTGAGCTCTTCGATGATGGCGGGCACCAGGGTCTTGTGGCCGGCCGCCAGCGTGGAAACGCCCACGGCGTGCACGTCGTTTTCAATCGCCTGGCGGGCGCATTCCTCGGGTGTCTGGAACAGCGGACCCATGTCCACGTCAAAGCCCAGGTCGGCAAAGGCGGTGGCCACCACCTTGGCGCCACGGTCATGGCCGTCCTGGCCCAGTTTGGCAATCATCACGCGGGGACGGCGGCCCAGCGTGTCGGAAGCGGCATCGATTTCGCCCTTGAGCTTGTCCCAGCCTTCGGCTGAGTCGTAAGCGGCAGCGTACACACCGGTCACCTTTTGCGTGTCGGCGCGGTGGCGGCCAAAGGCCTTTTCCATCGCGTCGGAGACTTCGCCCACGGTGGCGCGCAGGCGCACGGCCTTGATGGCCAGATCCAGCAGATTGCCCGTGCCGCTTTCCGCTGCGCTAGTGATAGCAGCCAATGCTTGCTCCACCTGGGCTGTGTCGCGTTTTGCCTTGATGCTCTGCAAACGGGCAATCTGGCTGTCGCGCACCTTGACGTTGTCCACCTCCAGGAT comes from Comamonas sp. GB3 AK4-5 and encodes:
- a CDS encoding cytidine deaminase, with product MFTELIAAAQAVARPIDLANGGQAASVGAALLGSDRQIYTGVCIDMACGIGFCAEASAMAEMLKRHATRIEAAVAVNAQGLVLSPCGRCREMMLQLDPANAATRVALPGGRELSLAELMPHHWLQDAA
- a CDS encoding acyl-CoA carboxylase subunit beta → MQDDILKQLEAKRERARLGGGEKRIAAQHKKGKLTARERIELLLDDGTFEEWDMFVEHRCTDFGMQDSKIPGDGVVTGYGMINGRLVFVFSQDFTVFGGALSETHAEKICKVMDQAMKVGAPVIGLNDSGGARIQEGVASLGGYADVFQKNVLASGVVPQISMIMGPCAGGAVYSPAMTDFIFMVKDSSYMFVTGPEVVKTVTHEEVTAEELGGAVTHTSKSGVADMAFDNDVEALMMLRRLYNYLPLNNREKAPVRESTDPAHRADLSLDTLVPENPNKPYDMKELILKTVDDGDFFELQPDYAKNILIGFARMAGQTVGIVANQPLVLAGCLDIKSSIKAARFVRFCDAFNIPVVTFVDVPGFMPGTSQEYGGIIKHGAKLLYAYAECTVPKITVITRKAYGGAYDVMASKHLRGDVNLAWPQAEIAVMGAKGAVEIIFREDKNDPVKLAAREAEYKERFANPFVAGARGFIDDVILPHETRKRICRSLEMLKNKQLENPWRKHGNIPL
- the meaB gene encoding methylmalonyl Co-A mutase-associated GTPase MeaB gives rise to the protein MTPEQMQDGILHGNPAVQRRSMAKAITLLESTRADHRIQADSLLTALLPHTGRAFRLGISGVPGVGKSTFIEALGLYLIGQGLKVAVLAIDPSSTVSGGSILGDKTRMEQLSVRAEAYIRPSPSSGTLGGVAEKTREAMLVCEAAGYDVVIVETVGVGQSEIAVHGMSDMFCVLQLPNAGDDLQAIKKGVMELADLVVINKADIDPHAATRAEAQITSSLRLLGMHGNPDHAHAGALWQPRVLQISALLGQGVDGFWAAVSSFKDMQTTNGRLQARREKQSLAWMWERIDFGLKQAFRQHPQVQALLPQLQADVAAGRMAASTAARNLLSAQSGIAQTAHQTIATANKQ